Genomic window (Streptomyces sp. NBC_00078):
CTTCTCCATCGCCATGTACTCCTGCGTGCCGGCGAAGCCCGCGGAGAGCGACTGGTAGAAGGGGTTGTTCAGGATCACGGCGGCCCGCTCGCGGTCTGCGTGCGCCTCGACGATCTCGTCGAAGGTGCGCTTCATGTCGAGCATCATGGCGTGCAGTTCGCCGTCGCCGTCGACGCCCTTCACCCGGCGCGGGGTGTTGTCGAGCGAGTCGATGCCCATGGACTGGGCGAGCCTGCGCGCGGGGTCGATGGTCAGCACGACCACCTTGCGCCCCCGCTCGGCGGCCCTGAGGCCCAGCGCCGCGGCGGTGGTGGTCTTGCCCACCCCGCCCGAGCCGCAACACACCACGATCCGCGTCTTCGGGTCGTCCAGGAGCGGGTCGACGTCGAGCACACGCGTGTGGGAGAGGCGGTGACGGGCGCTCTCCTGGGCGGTGGCCGGGTCCGGACTCATGACATCCCCTGCTTCCGCAGCTCGGTGGCCAGCTCGTACAGCCCTGCCAGGTCCATGCCCTCGGCGAGCAGCGGCAGTTCGTGCAGCGGCAGGCCCAGCTCGGCGAGTACGGCCCGCTGCTCGTGCTCCAGCGCATACCGCTCGGCGTACTCCTCGGCCTGCTGCAGGAGGGGGGCCACCAGCTTCTCGGCGTTCCCGCCTCGCCGCGCGCCGCCGAGCCCCGCCGCCGACAGTGCCCTTGCCACAGATGAACGCGGCACGCTCCGTACGAGTTCCAGATCCGTCCCGTCCAACACCTCCGGCCGCACCATGTTCACCATGATCCGGCCGACCGGCAGCTTGGCGGCGCGCAGTTCGGCGATCCCGTCCGCGGTCTCCTGGACGGGCATCTCCTCGAGAAGCGTGACCAGGTGCACGGCCGTCTCCTTGGATTTCAGCACCCGCATCACGGCCTGCGCCTGATTGTGTATCGGGCCGATCTTGGCGAGGCCCGCCACTTCGTCGTTCACGTTCAGGAACCGCGTGATGCGGCCGGTGGGTGGCGCGTCCATCACGACGTAGTCGTACGCGAACCGTCCGCTCTTGTCCTTCCTGCGCACCGCCTCGCAGGCCTTGCCGGTCAGGAGCACGTCCCTGAGACCGGGCGCGATGGTGGTGGCGAAGTCGATCGCACCGAGCTTCTTCAGGGCTCTGCCGGCGCCCCCCAGCTTGTAGAACATCTGGAGGTAGTCCAGAAGGGCCAGTTCGGGGTCGATGGCGAGGGCGTACACCTCCCCGCCCCCGGGAGCGACGGCGATCTTTCGCTCCTCATAAGGCAGCGCTTCCGTTTCGAAGAGCTGCGCGATGCCCTGGCGGCCCTCGACCTCGACGAGAAGCGTCCGCTTCCCCTCGGTCGCGAGGGCCAGCGCGAGGGCGGCGGCGACCGTCGTCTTTCCGGTCCCGCCCTTGCCGCTGACGACCTGGAGCCTGCTCACGTCTTCGAGCCTAACGAGTCTGCGCGGCAACCACGCGACAGCCTGTGGACAACGCGACCGCGGGAGACGGGTGGGCAAAGGCTAAAGTCGGCCGCATGACCAAGTGGGAATATGCAACAGTGCCGCTGCTCGTCCATGCCACGAAGCAGATTCTGGACACCTGGGGCGAGGACGGCTGGGAGCTCGTCCAGGTCGTGCCCGGGCCGAACAACCCCGAGCAGCTGGTCGCCTATCTGAAGCGGGAGAAGCCGTAATGGGTGCCGTCGAGGCGAAGCTGGCCGAACTCGGCCTGACCCTGCCCGAGGTCGTACCGCCGCTGGCCGCGTACCAGCCGGCGGTGCAGTCCGGCATGTACGTCTACACGGCCGGCCAGCTTCCGATGGTGGAGGGCAAGCTGCCCGTCACCGGCAAGGTCGGCGCGGAGGTCACGCCCGAGGAGGCCAAGGAGCTGGCCCGCACCTGCGCCCTGAACGCCCTGGCCGCCGTCAAGTCCGTGACCGGCGACCTGGACCGCATCGCGCGCGTGGTGAAGGTCGTCGGCTTCGTCGCATCGGCGTCGGACTTCACCGGCCAGCCCGGTGTGGTGAACGGCGCCAGCGAACTGCTCGGTGCGGTCCTCGGCGACAAGGGCGTGCACGCGCGCAGCGCGGTCGGCGTGGCGGTGCTGCCGCTGGACGCACCGGTCGAGGTCGAGGTCCAGATCGAGCTCGTACCGTAGTCACCGCTCTGACCTCGGCGCCTCTCGAACATTCGCGCACCACGGGATAGCCTCCGCCCATGGCGAATGGGCAGTGGTTTCCGCAGGACTGGCCGGAACGCATCCGCGCACTCGCGGACGGCACCCTTACCCCGGTCGTCCCCAAGCGCGCCGCGACCGTCATGCTCTTGAAGGACACCGACGTCGGCCCCGTCGTGCACATGCTGCGCAGACGCGCCTCCATGGCCTTCGCCGGAGGCGCGTACGCGTATCCGGGCGGGGGCGTGGACCCCCGTGACGACGAACACCACGTCCGCTGGGCGGGCCCCACGCGCGCGTGGTGGGCCGAGCGCCTCGGCGTCGACGAGCGGGAGGCCCAGGCGATCGTCTGCGCGGCCGTCCGTGAGACGTACGAGGAGGCGGGGGTCCTGCTGGCCGGGCCGGCCGCCGGCTCCGTGGTCGGCGACACCACCGGTGAGGACTGGGAGGCGGACCGCGCGGCCCTGGTCGCCCGCGACGTCTCCTTCGCCGAGTTCCTGGACCGCCGCGGCCTCGTCCTGCGCTCGGACCTGCTGGGCGCCTGGACGCGTTGGACCACCCCGGAGTTCGAACCCCGGCGCTACGACACCTGGTTCTTCGTGGCCGCCCTCCCGCCGGGCCAGCGCACCCGCAACGCCTCCACGGAGGCGGACCGCACGGTGTGGATCCGGCCCGCGGACGCGGCGGCCCTGTACGACAAGGGCGAGCTGACGATGATGCCGCCCACCATCGCGACCCTGCGCCAGCTCGCCCCGTGGGCCACGGCCGCAGACGCGCTCGCCGACGCGCCCGAACGCGATCTCACCCCCGTCCTCGCGCAGGCCCGGCTGCAGGACGGCGAGATCCTGCTGACCTGGCCGGGCCACGACGAGTTCACGAAGCACATCCCGACCGACCTGCCGACCGGTGGAGCCCCGGAATGACGGACGCAGCAGCCCTTCCCGGCCAGCCACGGGGCGGGGTCCCCACCGGCCCCGCCACCTCCCGCGCCGTCAACGTCCTGGCGCCCAACGCCTCGGCGATGACCCTCGACGGCACCAACACCTGGATCCTCGCCGAGCCCGGCTCCGACCTGGCCGTCGTCGTCGACCCCGGCCCGCTGGACGAAGGGCACCTGCGCAACGTCGTGGACACGGCCGGGAAGGCCGGCCGGCGCATCGCGCTCACCCTGCTGACCCACGGCCACCCGGACCACGCGGAGGGCGCCGCCCGCTTCGCCGAGCTGACCGGCACGAAGGTGCGCGCCCTGGATCCGGCGCTGCGGCTGGGCGACGAGGGGCTGGCCGCGGGGGACGTGATCGCGGTCGGCGGCCTGGAGCTGAGGGTCGTACCGACGCCCGGCCACACCTCGGACTCCCTGTGCTTCCACCTCCCGGCAGACCAGGCCGTCGTGACCGGTGACACCGTGCTGGGTCGTGGCACGACGGTCGTGGCGCATCCCGACGGCCGCCTGGGCGACTACCTCGACTCGCTACGGCGGCTGCGGTCGCTGACGGTCGACGACGGCGTCCACACGGTGCTGCCCGGCCACGGCCCGGTCCTGGAGGACGCCCAGGGAGCCGTCGAGTTCTATCTCGCCCACCGTGCCCACCGCCTCGCCCAGGTCGAGACGGCCGTCGAGGACGGCTACGCCAGCCCGTCCGAGGTCGTGGCCCGCGTGTACGCGGACGTGGACCGCTCCCTGTGGCCGGCAGCCGAACTGTCGGTACGGGCACAGCTGGACTACCTGGAGGAGCACGGGCTCATCTAGAGCGTCAGGGAGGGGGAGGGGCCGGGCTCGGCCCAGGGCCCTCCCGGAATCAGTCCGGCCTGGGGGCCTTCACGCCGTGCACGCGCGCGTACTCGGCGGCGAGCCATGGGCCCAGGTCGTCGACGTACGACCGCAGCACGGCGGGATCCCCGTTCGGCTCGCGGCCGAGGACGGCCGCCGCGCGCAGCTGCTCGGCCCGCCGCGGGTAGTAGGCGCCGAAGACCTCGGCCATCTCCACCAGGTCACTGGTCCAGCCGTTCCAGCGGGGCATGACGAGCGTGAACGCGGTGCGGACGAGATGCCGGGACATGAACCGTACGAGGGGCCGCCGTGCCTCGTCCGTGTCCTCGCCGGCCACGATCCGCTGCCGCCAGCGGGGCAGCAGCAGGGCCAGGTCCCCGTTGGTCTCGCGGGCGAGCAGGGAGTCGGGGCGATAGCGGGGCAGGTACTCGGCGAGGTCCTCACCGAGCAGCGGCGTGCACAGACAGGCGACGAACCAGCCCATGTCGTACGTCTCCGCCTCGCTCAGCAACCGCGCCCGGCCGTACAGCAGCGTGCCGACCCCGTCGATCTGCGCGAACTCCTTGTCGACGGCCTCACCGAGCGCCCGCGTGGCCTCCCGGTCCCCCTCGGACGGCTCCTCGCGCAGCGCGATCAGCAGATCCAGGTCACTGCGTCCCACGCGCGCGTGGCCCCGTGGAATCGACCCGTAGAGGTACGCGCTGTGCAGCCGCGCCCCGAACACCCCGAGCAGCCGGTCCCGGGCGGCGGCCACCACCGGGCGGAAGGCGCGCGCGACGAGACCGAGAGAGCCCTCGCGCTCGATGTAGCCCTGGGAATCAAGGCCCTTGGGGGGCGCGTTTTCCGACATGGGGTCACAACACCAGCCCGTCCGGCGGTTGAGGACGAGACCGCTCGGGCCGAACGGGGGTCCGGAGGCGAAGCCCCCGGACCACGGCTCCGGCGCGGCGTCAGCGGGACCGCTTGGCCAGCCGCTCGATGTCCAGCAGGATCACGGCCCGCGCCTCCAGGCGCAGCCATCCGCGCTGTGCGAAGTCGGCCAGCGCCTTGTTGACCGTCTCGCGCGAGGCGCCGACCAGTTGGGCCAGCTCCTCCTGCGTCAGGTCGTGGACGACGTGGATGCCCTCCTCGGACTGCACGCCGAAGCGGCGGGAGAGGTCCAGCAGGGCGCGGGCGACACGGCCGGGGACGTCCGAGAAGACCAGGTCGGACATCTGGTCGTTGGTCTTGCGCAGGCGCCGGGCGACGGCGCGCAGCAGGGCGCCTGCCACCTCGGGCCGCACGTTCAGCCAGGGCTGGAGGTCGCCGTGGCCGAGGCCGAGGAGCTTGACCTCGGTCAGCGCGGTGGCCGTGGCGGTCCGCGGGCCCGGGTCGAAGAGCGACAGCTCGCCGATCAGTTCGCTGGGGCCGACGACGGCGAGCATGTTCTCGCGGCCGTCGGGGGACGTGCGGTGGAGCTTCACCTTGCCCTCGGTGACGACGTAGAGCCGGTCACCGGGGTCGCCCTCGTGGAAGAGCGCGTCACCGCGCGCGAGGGTCACCTCGCTCATGGAG
Coding sequences:
- a CDS encoding NUDIX hydrolase, which codes for MANGQWFPQDWPERIRALADGTLTPVVPKRAATVMLLKDTDVGPVVHMLRRRASMAFAGGAYAYPGGGVDPRDDEHHVRWAGPTRAWWAERLGVDEREAQAIVCAAVRETYEEAGVLLAGPAAGSVVGDTTGEDWEADRAALVARDVSFAEFLDRRGLVLRSDLLGAWTRWTTPEFEPRRYDTWFFVAALPPGQRTRNASTEADRTVWIRPADAAALYDKGELTMMPPTIATLRQLAPWATAADALADAPERDLTPVLAQARLQDGEILLTWPGHDEFTKHIPTDLPTGGAPE
- a CDS encoding DUF4177 domain-containing protein; translation: MTKWEYATVPLLVHATKQILDTWGEDGWELVQVVPGPNNPEQLVAYLKREKP
- a CDS encoding RidA family protein; the protein is MGAVEAKLAELGLTLPEVVPPLAAYQPAVQSGMYVYTAGQLPMVEGKLPVTGKVGAEVTPEEAKELARTCALNALAAVKSVTGDLDRIARVVKVVGFVASASDFTGQPGVVNGASELLGAVLGDKGVHARSAVGVAVLPLDAPVEVEVQIELVP
- a CDS encoding MBL fold metallo-hydrolase, with translation MTDAAALPGQPRGGVPTGPATSRAVNVLAPNASAMTLDGTNTWILAEPGSDLAVVVDPGPLDEGHLRNVVDTAGKAGRRIALTLLTHGHPDHAEGAARFAELTGTKVRALDPALRLGDEGLAAGDVIAVGGLELRVVPTPGHTSDSLCFHLPADQAVVTGDTVLGRGTTVVAHPDGRLGDYLDSLRRLRSLTVDDGVHTVLPGHGPVLEDAQGAVEFYLAHRAHRLAQVETAVEDGYASPSEVVARVYADVDRSLWPAAELSVRAQLDYLEEHGLI
- a CDS encoding ArsA-related P-loop ATPase; protein product: MSRLQVVSGKGGTGKTTVAAALALALATEGKRTLLVEVEGRQGIAQLFETEALPYEERKIAVAPGGGEVYALAIDPELALLDYLQMFYKLGGAGRALKKLGAIDFATTIAPGLRDVLLTGKACEAVRRKDKSGRFAYDYVVMDAPPTGRITRFLNVNDEVAGLAKIGPIHNQAQAVMRVLKSKETAVHLVTLLEEMPVQETADGIAELRAAKLPVGRIMVNMVRPEVLDGTDLELVRSVPRSSVARALSAAGLGGARRGGNAEKLVAPLLQQAEEYAERYALEHEQRAVLAELGLPLHELPLLAEGMDLAGLYELATELRKQGMS
- a CDS encoding nucleotidyltransferase domain-containing protein; this translates as MSENAPPKGLDSQGYIEREGSLGLVARAFRPVVAAARDRLLGVFGARLHSAYLYGSIPRGHARVGRSDLDLLIALREEPSEGDREATRALGEAVDKEFAQIDGVGTLLYGRARLLSEAETYDMGWFVACLCTPLLGEDLAEYLPRYRPDSLLARETNGDLALLLPRWRQRIVAGEDTDEARRPLVRFMSRHLVRTAFTLVMPRWNGWTSDLVEMAEVFGAYYPRRAEQLRAAAVLGREPNGDPAVLRSYVDDLGPWLAAEYARVHGVKAPRPD
- a CDS encoding Crp/Fnr family transcriptional regulator, with amino-acid sequence MDDVLRRNPLFAALDDEQAAELRASMSEVTLARGDALFHEGDPGDRLYVVTEGKVKLHRTSPDGRENMLAVVGPSELIGELSLFDPGPRTATATALTEVKLLGLGHGDLQPWLNVRPEVAGALLRAVARRLRKTNDQMSDLVFSDVPGRVARALLDLSRRFGVQSEEGIHVVHDLTQEELAQLVGASRETVNKALADFAQRGWLRLEARAVILLDIERLAKRSR